The Staphylothermus marinus F1 genome has a segment encoding these proteins:
- a CDS encoding ABC transporter permease — MIEDVINLLSATLFSMTPILLAATGEIITEKAGVVNIGLEGIFIVSSFSAAVATLVLGNNPLLGLSIGAFIGLLAGVLHGIISVYLRGDQIIAGVGFNSFAYGISVLGMIGLWGSYSSSPTVNKMQNIQLSMAKNTVLTIPPLALLAILVGIIAWWFLEKTKWGLRLRACGEEPRAAEAMGVNVFRTRFYATVIGGTLTGIGGAFLVVGWLGSFIKTISAGRGFIALAIVAFSNWNPLMAILGAFIFGFFDALSTYLPLKIQSITGQQFTAEANLFLTIPYIATLVIVAAIMKRVKMPRALGKPYIKE; from the coding sequence ATGATTGAGGACGTTATTAATCTTTTATCAGCTACATTATTCTCTATGACACCTATACTATTAGCTGCAACAGGAGAGATAATTACTGAGAAGGCTGGAGTTGTTAATATCGGGTTAGAAGGAATATTTATTGTATCAAGTTTCTCAGCAGCTGTTGCAACTCTAGTGTTAGGTAATAATCCATTGCTTGGATTATCGATTGGAGCATTTATTGGTTTATTAGCAGGGGTTCTCCACGGGATCATAAGTGTTTATCTGCGTGGTGACCAAATAATTGCTGGTGTTGGATTCAATAGTTTTGCTTATGGTATAAGTGTTCTTGGAATGATAGGGTTATGGGGAAGCTATTCTAGCAGTCCTACTGTGAATAAGATGCAAAACATACAGTTATCTATGGCTAAAAATACTGTATTAACAATTCCGCCTTTAGCGTTACTAGCTATACTCGTAGGTATTATTGCTTGGTGGTTTCTAGAGAAGACTAAGTGGGGATTAAGGCTTAGAGCATGTGGTGAGGAGCCTAGAGCAGCTGAAGCTATGGGTGTAAATGTTTTCAGGACAAGATTCTATGCTACAGTAATTGGCGGTACACTTACAGGTATAGGTGGTGCATTCCTAGTTGTAGGATGGCTTGGATCATTTATTAAAACAATATCTGCTGGCAGAGGCTTTATAGCTTTAGCAATAGTTGCATTCTCTAACTGGAACCCGTTAATGGCTATTCTAGGTGCTTTCATATTCGGGTTCTTCGATGCCTTATCAACGTATTTACCATTAAAAATACAAAGTATAACAGGACAACAATTTACTGCTGAAGCAAACCTGTTCCTAACAATACCATATATTGCAACACTAGTTATAGTGGCAGCAATAATGAAGCGTGTCAAAATGCCTAGAGCACTTGGAAAACCATATATTAAAGAATAG
- a CDS encoding MDR/zinc-dependent alcohol dehydrogenase-like family protein produces the protein MKALVLHGPYDLRLEEVDDPIPKNDWVRIRVKRIGICGTDKAFYKGTYKLMKKPLIPGHEIAGIIDMVGENAPDSLIGHKVTTEINVYCGKCWYCRHGMYTHCPYRETIGITRDGGMAEYVLTRKDLIHVVDDLDFDIIAFIEPLAAVVEMIEMQRVEPLSNIAVLGIGPIGLLSIQVLKLFHPDKIVAIARRDSPKIKYAYMVGADEVLTYEEALEYMKQHTPEGQGFDYVVEATGSYKGLDMALKLTRPRGVIAAKSTHGSNVSFNYTLMVVKEVRIVGSRCGPFDKAIMLLRKRLVKVRELITAVYPLEKGIEAFEAGFRRENVKVQLEI, from the coding sequence TTGAAAGCACTAGTCTTACATGGCCCCTATGATCTAAGGCTTGAAGAAGTAGATGATCCCATACCTAAAAATGATTGGGTCCGTATAAGAGTTAAACGAATAGGTATTTGTGGAACAGATAAAGCATTCTACAAGGGCACATATAAATTAATGAAGAAACCATTGATTCCAGGCCATGAAATTGCTGGTATAATCGATATGGTCGGTGAAAATGCTCCCGATTCACTCATAGGACATAAGGTAACTACAGAAATCAATGTTTATTGTGGAAAATGCTGGTATTGCCGCCATGGAATGTATACTCATTGCCCCTACAGAGAAACAATAGGGATCACTCGTGACGGGGGCATGGCAGAATATGTATTGACTAGGAAAGATCTCATACATGTAGTTGATGATTTAGATTTTGACATCATAGCTTTTATTGAGCCCTTAGCAGCAGTTGTTGAAATGATCGAGATGCAGAGGGTGGAGCCGTTATCAAACATTGCAGTACTCGGTATAGGGCCTATAGGCCTATTATCTATTCAGGTCTTGAAATTGTTTCATCCAGACAAAATAGTCGCTATTGCTCGTAGAGATTCTCCAAAGATAAAATATGCATACATGGTTGGAGCAGATGAAGTATTAACGTATGAAGAAGCACTAGAATACATGAAGCAACACACTCCCGAGGGACAGGGATTCGATTATGTTGTTGAAGCTACAGGTAGTTATAAAGGATTAGATATGGCTTTAAAACTAACCAGACCTAGAGGCGTAATAGCTGCTAAATCAACCCATGGATCCAATGTATCATTTAATTATACATTAATGGTTGTTAAAGAAGTCAGAATAGTTGGTAGTAGATGCGGCCCCTTCGATAAAGCAATTATGCTTCTACGTAAAAGACTTGTTAAGGTTAGAGAACTTATAACAGCTGTCTATCCCTTGGAGAAGGGGATAGAAGCCTTTGAAGCTGGTTTTAGAAGAGAAAATGTGAAGGTTCAATTAGAAATATAG
- a CDS encoding purine-nucleoside phosphorylase codes for MKPALLKDVAGVSDLVIVMGDPDRVYLLSTLLENPKIIYDRRGIVVVNGEYKGRKITLASHGIGCPMASIILEELGMLGAKTIIRIGTAGSLVENIGLGDIVLVAGAGYMLNGCGNNMYSPEINGGTSPDPLLLSEIYHYLSHYNIKPHIGLVFTSDAFYAEENIIDKLTNKGFIAVDMETAILYMLGWMRKWRTLSILVVSNSLVKKTPLLTTYELAEKFVELAKLVLEYLARNTQH; via the coding sequence ATGAAGCCTGCTCTTCTAAAAGATGTTGCAGGGGTTAGTGATCTAGTTATTGTAATGGGTGATCCTGATAGAGTATACTTATTATCAACATTGCTGGAAAACCCCAAGATCATATATGATAGGAGAGGAATAGTTGTTGTTAATGGAGAATATAAGGGTAGAAAAATAACACTTGCCAGCCACGGTATTGGTTGTCCAATGGCATCAATTATATTGGAGGAACTGGGTATGCTTGGTGCTAAAACAATTATTAGAATAGGCACAGCTGGCTCACTTGTTGAAAACATTGGTTTAGGCGATATTGTGTTAGTAGCGGGGGCTGGGTACATGCTTAATGGGTGTGGAAACAATATGTATTCTCCCGAAATAAATGGAGGAACAAGCCCAGATCCTCTACTGCTCAGCGAAATCTATCATTATTTATCACATTATAATATTAAGCCACATATTGGACTAGTATTTACAAGCGATGCATTCTATGCGGAAGAAAATATAATTGATAAACTAACCAATAAAGGATTCATCGCTGTTGATATGGAGACAGCAATTCTATACATGCTTGGATGGATGAGGAAGTGGAGGACACTATCAATACTGGTAGTAAGCAACAGCCTCGTGAAGAAAACACCGTTGCTTACAACATATGAGCTCGCAGAGAAGTTTGTTGAACTAGCAAAACTAGTATTAGAATATCTTGCAAGAAACACTCAGCACTAA
- a CDS encoding ABC transporter permease: MANLLSRFIEKIRIKWADYIIGALEIILSALIGFLVAGLVLWGLGYDPSRAFSIMISYGYSDPVYLIAKATPLIMTGLAFSIPLLAGVFNIGGESQLYLGALAGLLTAYYTGNWFLAIIAGFIAGALWGGLIAVLRIYRGINEVITAIMLNWIAYYTIIYLVIKYFANPVLPQQSVEVPPSAQLSPWIGFLLGIIGVVIIYYLLYYTDIGYKMRVSGLSPRSAKYAGFNPITSILYSMLIGGGMAGYGGALLVLAVSRSIDVTMSTLYGLGFTGIGVGLLGRNHPIGIVFSALFFAGLIIGGQFVELKTGAPPMLSDAITGTIVIALSAPYAYRVLIRYFGGRGK; encoded by the coding sequence ATGGCTAATCTACTAAGTCGTTTCATCGAGAAAATACGTATTAAATGGGCAGATTACATAATTGGAGCGTTGGAAATAATTTTATCGGCTCTAATAGGCTTCTTAGTCGCTGGATTAGTATTGTGGGGTCTAGGATATGATCCTTCGAGAGCGTTCTCGATAATGATAAGTTATGGATACTCTGACCCAGTATATTTGATTGCTAAGGCAACACCTTTGATAATGACTGGTCTAGCATTTTCCATTCCATTATTAGCGGGTGTATTTAATATTGGTGGTGAAAGCCAACTATATCTTGGAGCATTAGCTGGTTTATTGACTGCATACTATACTGGTAACTGGTTCTTAGCTATTATAGCTGGGTTCATAGCTGGTGCTTTATGGGGCGGGTTAATAGCTGTGCTTAGAATATATAGGGGAATAAATGAGGTAATCACAGCTATAATGCTTAACTGGATAGCATACTATACAATTATTTACCTAGTCATAAAGTATTTTGCAAATCCTGTACTGCCTCAACAAAGCGTCGAAGTTCCTCCCTCGGCACAGTTATCGCCGTGGATAGGGTTTTTACTTGGAATAATAGGTGTTGTGATAATTTATTATCTATTATACTATACTGATATAGGATATAAGATGAGAGTATCAGGTTTATCTCCTAGATCAGCTAAGTATGCTGGTTTCAACCCTATAACATCTATTCTATACTCAATGCTTATAGGAGGAGGAATGGCAGGGTATGGTGGAGCATTACTAGTATTAGCTGTTAGCCGCAGCATAGATGTAACAATGTCGACTCTATATGGATTAGGATTCACCGGTATCGGTGTTGGTTTGCTCGGCAGGAATCATCCAATAGGCATAGTGTTTTCTGCTCTATTCTTCGCCGGACTAATAATTGGTGGGCAATTCGTTGAATTAAAAACAGGTGCTCCACCCATGTTATCTGATGCAATTACCGGTACAATTGTGATTGCCTTATCAGCTCCATACGCTTATAGGGTTCTCATAAGGTATTTTGGGGGGAGAGGAAAATGA